In a genomic window of Nostoc sp. UHCC 0870:
- a CDS encoding type II toxin-antitoxin system RelE/ParE family toxin: protein MNYVLVFRPEVREELDEAYSWYENQQAGLGDEFLDCVDEILNRICQMPESYAVVYNDVHRAIVQRFPYGVYYRIVSSRIIIIAIFHGRRDPKIWQTRN from the coding sequence ATGAATTATGTGTTGGTGTTTCGTCCAGAAGTTCGTGAAGAACTCGATGAGGCGTATAGTTGGTACGAAAATCAGCAAGCAGGGCTTGGCGACGAATTTTTAGACTGCGTGGACGAGATTCTCAATAGAATTTGCCAAATGCCAGAATCTTATGCTGTTGTATATAACGATGTTCACCGGGCTATTGTACAACGCTTCCCTTATGGTGTTTACTATCGAATTGTATCGAGTCGGATTATTATCATAGCAATTTTTCACGGGCGCAGAGATCCTAAAATCTGGCAAACGCGAAACTAG
- a CDS encoding addiction module protein → MDFTATLNEIKSLSIEERIRFVQAIWDSIAAEQTYPDLTAAQKQELDRRINDYEANPDNVMTWEEIKAAIKKQ, encoded by the coding sequence ATGGATTTTACAGCCACTCTCAATGAGATTAAATCTCTAAGCATTGAAGAACGGATTCGCTTTGTACAAGCTATTTGGGACAGTATCGCCGCAGAACAGACTTACCCGGATCTCACAGCAGCGCAAAAACAAGAACTTGATCGTCGGATTAATGATTACGAAGCTAATCCAGACAACGTGATGACATGGGAAGAAATTAAAGCTGCGATAAAAAAACAATAA
- a CDS encoding addiction module protein: MNTLEEIERAVSQLSPEELSAFRLWFVEFDTDTAIQAAWTTEAKRRRDEIRSGSVQPIPGDEALAQVRR; encoded by the coding sequence ATCAATACATTAGAAGAAATTGAACGCGCTGTCAGTCAACTTTCACCAGAGGAACTGTCTGCTTTTCGTCTCTGGTTTGTAGAATTCGATACAGATACCGCCATTCAAGCTGCTTGGACTACTGAAGCAAAAAGGCGGCGAGATGAAATTAGAAGTGGTTCTGTCCAACCCATACCAGGAGATGAAGCTTTAGCTCAAGTGAGGCGATGA
- a CDS encoding carbonic anhydrase: protein MNLINKKWCKNILVFVTFLIGLITIPSVQTFAGEGTPHWGYGGAANPTHWSELSHDFALCELGRDQSPINIVNAVKEKPTPIFFNYKPTPLVIVNNGHTLQVNYAPGSTITINGEKYTLLQFHFHTPSEHTIGGKASAMELHLVHRNDAGQISVVGIIMKEGTANRLINEIWKYIPAAGETKTVSRTINATAFLPKTKAYFSYPGSLTTPPCSEGVRWNVLVEPITVSKEEISTFQKLYQVNARPIQPVNGRVIELHSK, encoded by the coding sequence ATGAATCTAATCAACAAAAAATGGTGTAAAAATATATTAGTATTTGTAACATTTTTAATAGGGTTGATAACTATACCATCTGTACAGACCTTTGCGGGAGAAGGAACACCACACTGGGGCTATGGTGGCGCAGCAAATCCCACTCACTGGAGTGAACTCAGTCATGATTTTGCACTGTGTGAATTAGGTAGAGATCAGTCTCCCATTAATATTGTTAATGCTGTCAAAGAAAAACCTACACCGATATTCTTTAACTACAAGCCTACACCCTTAGTCATAGTTAACAATGGTCACACCCTCCAAGTAAATTACGCACCAGGAAGCACCATCACCATTAATGGAGAAAAATATACACTTCTCCAGTTTCATTTCCATACTCCCAGTGAACATACCATTGGGGGAAAAGCTTCCGCAATGGAACTGCACCTAGTACACCGCAACGATGCAGGTCAAATATCAGTTGTGGGTATCATAATGAAAGAAGGGACAGCAAATCGTCTAATTAATGAGATTTGGAAGTACATTCCTGCGGCTGGGGAAACAAAAACTGTGAGCCGCACTATTAACGCGACTGCTTTCTTACCTAAGACAAAAGCATACTTCAGCTACCCTGGCTCACTTACAACACCACCCTGTAGCGAAGGAGTGAGATGGAATGTTTTAGTAGAACCTATTACCGTCTCCAAAGAAGAAATTAGTACCTTTCAAAAACTATATCAAGTGAATGCCCGTCCCATTCAACCCGTAAATGGCAGAGTAATTGAATTGCATAGCAAATAG